Genomic window (Alligator mississippiensis isolate rAllMis1 chromosome 7, rAllMis1, whole genome shotgun sequence):
GCTACACTTCAGTAACAATTCCAAAGATGCTGGTGGACTTGCTCTCAGAGACCCAGACAATCTCCTTTGTGGGTTGTGGTGTTCAGATgtatttcttcattttatttgcaaTCACAGAGTGTTCCCTCCTGTCTGTCATGGCATATGATCGTTATGTCGCCATATGCAACCCCCTGCAATACACCCTCAGCATGAACCAGAGAGTCTGTACTGAATTGTCTGCTGTTGCATGGACCATTGGTACTTTGGTAGCCTTCAGCCAAACTGTTTCAATATTTACAAAGCCCTTTTGTGGGGCTAATACAATTCACCACTTCTTCTGTGAAATTGTTGCTGTGTTGATACTGGCTTCTACTGACACCCACACAGATGAAGTTGCTATTACTGTTCTCACTGTTCTCCTCATAATGGTCCCCTTTTTGCTTATCCTCTTGTCTTATGTCTTCATCATCTCCACTATCCTCAAAATACCTTCAGCGGAGGGCAGAAGTaaggccttctccacttgctccTCACACCTAATCGTGGTTTCACTGTTCTATGGGTCAGGAACATTTGTTTATATGGAACCCACTTCAGTCCATTCTCAGAGCAAAGAGCGATTCTTTTCCCTGGTATATACAGTACTGACTCCAACAGTTAATCCAATTatttacagcctgagaaacaaggagaTGAAATCTGCTGTCAAGAAAACTATAGGCTGGAAATTGTTCGGTTAAGAAGTTTCTACATAATGAATATATTATTTTCAAATGTGAGCATGTGTATTCTTCCCTTAAAGGCCTCAGATTCTCTCCCTTCCACCCATGGGGAAACAAACTAAAGCAAAGACAGAAGCCTTCATTAGAGTCGGTCAATGGCGGTAAACCTCCTATGTCTTCTAGTAGTGTAAAGAGAGGAACTGTACAAAATCTTGGTGGGAATATTATTGGAATACTGGGCCCAGTTTGCATATCCATCCAGTTTAAGGTGATATGAAAtttggactgttttcagtgggggGAAAATAATTTTAACTATATTGTATTTTAGGGAATCTGCCTGATGAAGATAGTAAGCAATAGTTTGTAGAGAATATGGGTATTAGAAAGCCGAACTCATAGTTGAGATGTATGTAGTGAAGGTAGGTAAGCAACCTGTAATGATCAGCTTAATCATAATTCAACTGAGATTAATCATTTTCTTGGGCTTTAGGATGAAACAAGCAATGTTCTGTAAAGAAATTAGACTATAATGTTCAATAGTGAGagaaatgaattatttaaaaaaaataccactttCCAATGTATGTCTTAGATTTTTCCTCTTTTGGAGTCTCCTGGTCTTTGTGCAAGTGAGGCTGGATAAGTGCAATGCTTTCTTCTACAGTTCATACATTTGAATCACTGAGAACTTCATCACTGTCAATGGGCTGGATTCCCCTCTCCATAAAGCCAGTATGAATTACAAGCAACTCAGTTGAAGACCAGGGCATTCAAGGCAAAACAAACCTAATGAGTGTAAGAAGAATCCAGTTCTTGATCATCTACCTGTATCACACAGTTACTAAAGTATTCATCTATTTAAGGTGCCATGTGTTTGGGTGAGATCATCTTGGGCGAATACATGTATCTTTTTCCTGAAGAATACAGATGACTTTTGTGTTCTAGAAAACAATAAATTACATACACTGAAAAGACATGATTGTGTGGGCCTCTTAAAATCATTGGTTTTTCCTGCTctcaatggtaaaaaaaaaaaaaataaaataaaacaatcagGAGTTTCCAAAATCTCtcttaaagaaataagaaaatggGCTGGTTATTTGAAACTTTGAGTTAATATGCAGGAACCAAAATCTGTGTCCTATAATGGAATAGACAGTATTTAACAGTATTTATTACAACAGTATTTAACAGTATTTAACAGTATTTATTATAACagtatttatttaaatttctgtTAACGCTGTTCCTATACATAACACTACCCATCTTATGGGACCATTGTAGAAAGTGACGCTTTGGTCAAAGTTCAAGAGGAGGCAACGGTACCTAACCAACTGATTTCAAACATTATTCTATGTCATGAGACTGTTGCACTAAGTATTTTTCTGGAAATGTTCTGCAAGGGAGGACGTTAAAGGCCACCATGTTGTCATTACACATTGCCACCTCTCACATAGCACCTTATTAAGAACAGGCCAGACCAGGGTTTTGGAAATGGGGAAGACATTTTCTGGTGGAATTCTCATAATTAAATGTCCTAAG
Coding sequences:
- the LOC102568729 gene encoding olfactory receptor 10A7-like yields the protein MGETNQSCLTEVVFLGFSDFQELQVLLFVLVMLFYIFALLGNTLIVIVTLVDPALHIPMYFFLRNLSFLEVCYTSVTIPKMLVDLLSETQTISFVGCGVQMYFFILFAITECSLLSVMAYDRYVAICNPLQYTLSMNQRVCTELSAVAWTIGTLVAFSQTVSIFTKPFCGANTIHHFFCEIVAVLILASTDTHTDEVAITVLTVLLIMVPFLLILLSYVFIISTILKIPSAEGRSKAFSTCSSHLIVVSLFYGSGTFVYMEPTSVHSQSKERFFSLVYTVLTPTVNPIIYSLRNKEMKSAVKKTIGWKLFG